Within the Gossypium raimondii isolate GPD5lz chromosome 12, ASM2569854v1, whole genome shotgun sequence genome, the region TAGTCACAATGTTATAAGTCGGAAGTAGAGTTGTCAATCTTTGTAAGAAAAAAATcgctttatttttataatcatgCGCATCTTCTTAGATGACTTCAACTTCTTGAACTTGATTCCTATCTCCATCAAGTAGAGTTCTCTGCATAAAAAATGGCTTGTTACGTTGGCTTCTTAGGAATTGCTGTTATAATTTAGCAATTTGGTTGCCTTGTTATGTTGTCTGCTGGTGTACCGAAATGAATTTGCTGCTGAAATTTTATCTGAATTTTGGGTCTGTAAGGGTGCTTGTTGTAATTGAATTTCAGTAGTTTTGTTTTGACAACACTGCTTTATTAATAAACTTATTTTGCTTTTCTAAAGCATGATACGTTTGTTTTTTAATCAGTTAAACAGAATTTTAATTgcttatatgtatacatatcaGTGAATTATGAAGTTTGGTATTTTTTGTTATGCTAAGTTCTTCATTTTTTGGGTCAGatttaatttaggtttgctTTAGTTTTGCGGGTTAGCTTCAAAGCTTGAtgacattgaaaaattattCAAGTATTTTAGTGTAAAGTTTGGGTTTTCTTCAAGGAGAGACGTGGAATTGAAAAGCTGGAGTGTTGGTGATTGAGGTTAGTCtctattgttgttattatattCTTTTCTACTTCTAAATTCAAAATCACCTAATACAAAATATGATTCTTCTTATTACTGtttgtacttttaaattttcgtcactttttattattagtaaCCTATTAACCTTTGATTCTTCTCCCGCTTTCTAAAATCTGTTAAGAAGTTTGATGTTTGATGTGATTTATAGTATATCATATTGTTAATGAATCAAATTATgtcacttttatttaattttagctataaaaacatataatcttaataaaaataagtttattggatatagatttttaatttttttatatcaaacCCAAGACTTGAGATTGAATGAGAAATTTGGAAGAAGTTCTGGTGTTGTATTATGAATACCTTAGTTCAACCCATGTTGCAACTTTAGGAAAGCAGGCACCCATCCAAAGACAAACACTCCATTAATCCATAGCAAAATGAGTCAGCTTGATGGTGGGTGCGACATTGTGGGAATCAGGCATTAATAGGAAGCCCATCCACTAATCCATGTAAACTCAAAACTTAATTTAAGGGtgttactttttaaaaataaatacatataattttaatttgatctatTATTAATAATCAAGTATATATAGATACATACTCATATATCTTGAAGTTATTAAACATTCTGTTTTACTCTTAATTGCAAGGAAAATTCCATGTTTATGCatggacaaaaataaaattatgtaatgattatcaatttgtttgaccgatttattattttaacggATCTAACCTTTTTCTgaatataaaattcattcaatcaattttggtcatttagatTATTAGATACTCAAGATATTTAGCTAATGGCGCCTTCTTTATTTGGCTGGTGTCATGACTCAAAGTTGATGATGGTACCAATAAAATTCCCCACTGTTTGCTGCTAACTTTGTCATTTGCTCTGCAATTTTCCGCCAATTACTTGCTGCACTGAATAGCTGCTGCTTGCCTTCAAATAATGCTGCTGTTAAAGACTTGTGGTAATTGGTTAaacactaaatgtaacactctaCACCCGATCTAGTTGACGGATCCAAGTGCGAGAGGTCACATTTGGTTGCCGAAGCAACCTTGACTAACTCAatgcaacatttcaaattcatcttgTAAATTGTCATACAAATCAAATCAATCATTATCTATATCCAAAGACATGAATTAAAGATATAGAGTATTCTCATTTATCAAGTCTTGGGGTTACGTGGGTCGAAAACGGAGACGGGACTCAAATCCAATCTGAAGTATTAAAAATCCAATGTGTCTCGAGACAACAAGTATATGTCTCAAGACAGGTCTTccttatttaagtatttttgcTTCGATGATGATATGTCTCAAGACATTGGGGTACAAGTTTCGAGACTAGGGTCCTCTTTGTCACGAGACACTTTTTATGTTGTTGCTAATTTGAACCTTGAATAATAGCCATAGGTGGTTAATTAAGTATATAAAAAGACTAACATGGACTGTGATACCACCTCCAAATTTTTAGTGCCTTGCATTTGTTTCTTAGCAGATCTAAAGATCGTATAACAATGATTGGAATTACCTAAAGTTCTAGGCTATTTTTAGTGCTATTTTTTGTGCCTTGTTTGTTACATGTATTTATATTGTCATGACATATTTAAAAGCCAAGTATGAACGTATACCTTAATCTACTTTGTTATTGTCTTTAGTTTTAGATGCTAGGTTACAAGAAGTAAATAACTGACTTTATCTATGATCAAACAAGTTCTTAACTCATACCTTACTCCATAATCTCCATTCTAAGAACCTTGGTATATATTGGTTGCTTCAATTAAGACTTCTAAGTCATTCCAATATATAAAATGACACTAAtattaatttctcaaaactaaTGAATAGTAATGGTCTTTAGTTTTCACccgtttagtttaatttttatttaatggtCTTTAGATCAcaactaattaactaatttgtAATGACCGTAATCCTGTTTTTAGCATTTTATATTGAGAAGTTTTGTTTGATAACTCTATGGTATTGGCATCATGAGTGAtggtaatttgtttaattttaattatatgttggTGATGGTTAATAGGGTTTTTACTGCTAAACGAAATTgagattgattttgatttttcatccTTATTGATTGATCAATAGAATTGAAATAAGATTAGCATTGTCCTGGAACATGGCTATCTATGCTGTTAAGCctctttatttctcttttcaagTATTTTGGTTCTCAAATCTAGACATGATATGAGGTTTTTTCAAGCACATGAAAAAACTGGAGAAAACTTAGAGAAAAATTGTGTAGGGtatagaataaatatattttggttagTTCTGATGCATTACGTTTTGGTTAATATCTAATTGAGTGTATATATGTACAGGTAGCATATATTAGAGCTCAAGGAGAGAAAACTTATGGTGCCTTTTTCAGCCGGAGACGGTGGCCGCCAGTGGTGGGCAGCACAActatttgagaaaattttgaaatacgGGGAACTCCTTATACCCGAGTCCCCAGAATAGTTCACTGGTAGTCCAGCTGTTTGGTTAAATGCCTCACTGatattaaaactcaaatttcaagTTCTGAATTGCAAAAAGAAGCTTGAGCTGGCGATGAGCATTAGATGGCCAAGATTTTTAACTCCAACACATCTCTCTCAAATTATATCAACTCAAAAGAACCCATTAACTGCGCTCCAAATCTTCAACCAAGCCCAACAAAAATACCCCAACTATCGTCACAATGGTCCCGTTTATGCCACCATGATCAACATTCTTGGGAACTCTGGTCGAATTTTAGAGATGAAGCaagcaattgatcaaatgaAAGACGATTCTTGTGAGTGCAAAGACTCAGTTTTTGTCGGGGCTATCAGAACTTTTGCAAGAGCTGGAATGGTAAATGAGGCTGTCAGTCTCTTTAACAGCATTCCTCAATTCAATTGTGTCAATTTTACTGAATCTTTTAATACCATTTTGGGAATAGTGCTGAAGGAGTCTAATTTTAAAGCAGCACATAAGCTGTTTTTGGATAACTGTTGGAGGTTGGAAGTGAAATCTCGGGTGAAATCATTGAACTTATTAATGGAAGGGCTTTGTCAATTTAAAAAATCCGATCTTGCCTtgaatatttttcaagaaatgGATTTTCAAGGTTGTTACCCTGATAGAGAAAGTTATCGGATTTTAATGAAGGGTTTATGTGATGATGGGAGGTTAGATGAAGCTATCCATTTGCTATATTCAATGTTTTGGAGGATTTCCCAAAAGGGTAGTGGTGAAGATATCGTGATTTATAGGATTTTATTGGATGCTTTATGTGATAATGGGAAGGTTGAAGAAGCTTTAGGAATTCTTGGCAAGGTTTTGAGAAAGGGTTTAAAGGCTCCTAACAGTTGTCGACAACGACTTGATTTAAGTAAATGTAGAGGTGGGGAAGATTCAGAAGCCACTAAACGCTTGATTAATGAAGCCTTGATAAGAGGTGGAGTTCCTAGTATGGGTAGCTACAGTGCTATGGCCATTGATTTATATGGTGAAGGTAGAGTGGATGAGGGTGAGAAAGTGCTTGATGAAATGCGTAAGAGAGGGTTTTGGCCATCATTGTCCATGTATGAAGCGAAGGCAGAAGCTTTGAGTAAGAAAGGGAGAGTTAGTGAAGTAGTGAAAATAATTGAAGAGGATATGATAGAGGGAATATGTGTTCCAAGTGTCAGGTTGTATAACATTGTACTGAAATGCGTTTGTAATGCAGGGGATTCAGAAGTAGCTGTTGGATATTTGAAGAAGATGGCCAAGCAGGTTGGTTGTGTAGCTGACAAAGAAACATACAGCATTTTGGTGAATGGGTTGTGCAAAGATGGTAAATTTGTTGAAGCAAGTGGGGTTTTGGAGGAGATGCTGATCAAATCTCATTGGCCTGGTGCTGAAACTTATAACATACTTATAAAGGGGCTTTGCTCAATGGGTAGGCAATATGAAGCTGTGATTTGGTTAGAAGAGATGGTTAGTCAGGGGATGCTGCCAGACATTTCAATATGGAACTCATTGGTTGCATGTGTGTGTTGTAAAATGAGCGACATAGATTTTTGGTATGAGGGCGGTTTAACCCTGTAAGAGTATCTGTTTTCTCCCTTTCTAAGCTAAAATTGTATGGAACAAACGGAAGTAACCACTAGatcaaaaataaaactggaCGTTTGTTGATTTCTCCAAATCGGAAGTAATAAACTCATTTGTCCATCAATGATAATTGATATTGGCACGAGGGATAactcaattttcatatacaCAAGCATGTTTTCTTTATGGATTAcgtttaaaattgatttaatatgtaatCTCATATGTTAAATGTCTACAAAATAGAATCGGAATTTAAGTT harbors:
- the LOC105762995 gene encoding pentatricopeptide repeat-containing protein At1g05600 — protein: MSIRWPRFLTPTHLSQIISTQKNPLTALQIFNQAQQKYPNYRHNGPVYATMINILGNSGRILEMKQAIDQMKDDSCECKDSVFVGAIRTFARAGMVNEAVSLFNSIPQFNCVNFTESFNTILGIVLKESNFKAAHKLFLDNCWRLEVKSRVKSLNLLMEGLCQFKKSDLALNIFQEMDFQGCYPDRESYRILMKGLCDDGRLDEAIHLLYSMFWRISQKGSGEDIVIYRILLDALCDNGKVEEALGILGKVLRKGLKAPNSCRQRLDLSKCRGGEDSEATKRLINEALIRGGVPSMGSYSAMAIDLYGEGRVDEGEKVLDEMRKRGFWPSLSMYEAKAEALSKKGRVSEVVKIIEEDMIEGICVPSVRLYNIVLKCVCNAGDSEVAVGYLKKMAKQVGCVADKETYSILVNGLCKDGKFVEASGVLEEMLIKSHWPGAETYNILIKGLCSMGRQYEAVIWLEEMVSQGMLPDISIWNSLVACVCCKMSDIDFWYEGGLTL